In Porphyromonas cangingivalis, a genomic segment contains:
- a CDS encoding copper homeostasis protein CutC: MDRKFTLEICANSIASCIEAERGGASRVELCAGIPEGGTTPSIGMVTCALERVSIPVFPIIRPRGGDFLYTKEEIDTMECDIRMFVDLGVPGVVIGALTAEGRIDKEVCARLIEAAQGRQVTLHRAFDMARDLDEALEDAIALGFDRILTSGGAPTAHEGLSTIRHLVDKSAGRISIMPGCGIGVSNIARIALESGASEFHGSLRTDIPSQMLYRNPHVSMGGTVTIDEYSTTQTDAKIVKEVVRILSTTSK, encoded by the coding sequence ATGGACAGGAAGTTCACTCTGGAGATCTGCGCCAATTCCATCGCCTCGTGCATCGAAGCCGAGCGTGGAGGGGCATCACGTGTCGAGCTCTGTGCAGGTATCCCCGAGGGCGGCACCACACCTTCGATAGGCATGGTGACTTGTGCCCTTGAGCGTGTATCCATCCCCGTCTTCCCGATCATCAGGCCAAGGGGTGGAGACTTCTTATACACCAAGGAAGAGATAGACACGATGGAGTGCGACATCCGGATGTTCGTCGACCTCGGAGTGCCGGGAGTCGTCATCGGGGCATTGACAGCCGAAGGTCGTATCGACAAAGAGGTCTGTGCACGACTCATCGAAGCAGCCCAAGGCCGTCAGGTCACACTACACAGAGCCTTCGACATGGCTCGTGACCTTGATGAGGCACTCGAAGATGCCATCGCTTTGGGCTTCGATCGCATCCTCACTTCGGGCGGTGCTCCGACAGCCCACGAGGGGCTGAGTACCATCCGCCACTTGGTCGACAAGAGTGCAGGGCGCATATCCATCATGCCCGGCTGTGGCATAGGGGTATCCAACATCGCCCGGATCGCTCTCGAAAGTGGCGCAAGCGAGTTTCACGGCTCCCTCCGCACCGATATCCCAAGTCAGATGCTCTACCGCAATCCTCATGTCTCCATGGGCGGCACCGTCACCATCGACGAGTACAGCACCACACAGACAGATGCCAAGATCGTCAAAGAGGTCGTGCGTATCCTCTCGACAACAAGTAAATAA
- a CDS encoding PASTA domain-containing protein, translated as MKRINILLINIALMLALVGAVVFGVLFWLKSYTRHNDVVEIPDITGMKVAEATQVLEAQDLTLVIADSVFNMKMAPGIILETTPKVGSMIKRQRSLFVIVNATGVLKRQVPDVNNVSLRQAMATLRAAGFESITVKYVGGAHNDLVLALKTESGRLLSKGENIPYNTALVLEVSISDPSLMMREDSLMQSAPVIIEETEDENWF; from the coding sequence ATGAAACGAATAAACATCTTACTCATCAATATCGCCCTCATGCTCGCCCTCGTAGGCGCAGTGGTCTTCGGCGTACTCTTTTGGCTCAAAAGCTACACCCGCCACAACGATGTCGTGGAGATCCCCGACATCACAGGCATGAAGGTAGCAGAAGCCACACAAGTCCTTGAAGCGCAAGATCTCACCCTCGTGATTGCCGACTCCGTCTTCAACATGAAGATGGCTCCCGGCATCATCCTGGAGACCACTCCCAAGGTAGGCTCGATGATCAAGAGACAACGCTCCCTCTTCGTCATCGTCAACGCCACAGGTGTCCTCAAACGCCAAGTCCCCGATGTCAACAACGTCTCTCTCCGCCAAGCCATGGCGACCCTTCGTGCCGCCGGCTTCGAGAGCATCACGGTGAAGTATGTCGGCGGAGCGCACAACGACCTCGTCTTGGCACTCAAGACAGAGAGCGGACGTCTCCTCAGCAAAGGCGAAAACATCCCTTACAACACCGCCCTTGTCCTCGAAGTCTCCATCAGCGACCCTTCGCTCATGATGCGAGAAGACTCCTTGATGCAGTCCGCACCGGTCATCATCGAAGAGACCGAAGACGAAAATTGGTTTTGA
- a CDS encoding RluA family pseudouridine synthase: MTDLNDEHLSDLIDEDGDPTPTELYEHFGITVDKGQQPIRIDKYLVDRMPNVSRNRVQQAADAGVIFVNQKPVKSNYKVKPLDVISLRLERPPYEFEIIPEDIPLNIVYEDDYVMVINKQAGLVVHPGHGNYTGTMLNAIAFHLKDTPEYDPSDPRLGLVHRIDKDTSGLLVIAKTPEVKTHLSAQFFDKTTHRLYEAIVWGSVQEDEGTIRTNLARDPKDRMQMTTFPYEGEVGKTAVTHYRVLERLGYISRIECRLETGRTHQIRAHMKSIGHTLFNDERYGGHEILRGNRFSKYTKFVENSFALCPRQALHAKTLGFYHPILKEEMTFEAPLPSDMVALIEKWRTYVASGNIEPEV; the protein is encoded by the coding sequence ATGACAGACCTAAACGACGAACACCTCTCCGACCTCATCGATGAGGACGGAGACCCCACACCGACCGAACTGTACGAACACTTCGGCATCACGGTAGACAAAGGCCAGCAACCCATACGTATCGACAAATACCTCGTCGACCGGATGCCCAATGTCTCGCGCAACCGTGTCCAGCAGGCCGCCGATGCAGGCGTCATCTTTGTCAACCAAAAGCCGGTCAAGTCCAACTACAAGGTCAAGCCCCTCGATGTCATCTCCCTCAGGCTTGAGCGTCCTCCGTACGAGTTTGAGATCATCCCCGAGGACATCCCTCTCAACATCGTCTACGAGGACGACTACGTCATGGTCATCAACAAGCAGGCCGGACTCGTCGTCCACCCCGGGCATGGCAACTACACAGGCACGATGCTCAATGCCATCGCCTTTCACCTCAAAGACACGCCCGAGTACGATCCCTCCGACCCACGCTTGGGACTTGTCCACCGCATCGACAAGGACACCAGCGGTCTCCTGGTCATCGCCAAGACCCCCGAGGTGAAGACACACCTCTCCGCACAGTTTTTCGACAAGACGACCCATCGCCTCTACGAAGCCATCGTTTGGGGATCGGTCCAAGAGGACGAAGGGACCATCCGCACCAACCTCGCACGTGACCCCAAGGATCGCATGCAGATGACCACCTTCCCCTACGAAGGGGAGGTAGGCAAGACCGCCGTCACCCATTATCGTGTGCTCGAACGCCTCGGCTACATCTCTCGCATCGAGTGCCGCCTCGAGACAGGCCGCACCCACCAGATCCGAGCGCACATGAAGTCCATCGGACACACCCTCTTCAATGACGAACGTTATGGAGGGCACGAGATCCTGCGTGGCAATCGCTTCAGCAAGTACACGAAGTTTGTCGAAAACAGCTTCGCCCTCTGCCCCCGACAAGCCCTCCACGCCAAGACCCTCGGCTTCTATCACCCCATATTGAAGGAAGAAATGACCTTCGAAGCCCCCCTTCCTTCCGACATGGTAGCCTTGATCGAGAAATGGCGCACCTATGTCGCTTCGGGCAACATCGAGCCCGAAGTGTGA
- the leuS gene encoding leucine--tRNA ligase encodes MEYRFTEIEKKWQAFWKANDTYKVTEDPSKPKFYVLDMFPYPSAAGLHVGHPLGYIASDIISRYMRHKGYNVLHPMGYDAYGLPAEQYAILTGQHPEVTTQVNTERYRKQLDNIGFSYDWDREVRTSDPKYYKWTQWAFVKMFNSYYDNKVQKARSIDDLVAHFEARGTADLDVACGEDLCFTAEEWKAMDEQSRRRTLMNYRLAYLGETMVNWCAALGTVLANDEVSDGVSIRGGHPVEQKRMMQWCLRVSAYADRLLKSLERLEWSDALKETQRNWIGRSEGAEVKFAIKGSDEVMTVFTTRADTLFGVTFMVLAPESDYVDVVTSPAQREAVEAYLDRTKKRTERERMMDKAVTGVFSGGYAIHPVTGAEIPVWISDYVLAGYGTGAVMAVPGHDTRDFAFARKFDLPIVPVVKGGDDFDENTANWENAIDSHEGVMINSDFLDGLNVDEAIERMRAFVEEKGIGKRRVNYRLRDAIFSRQRYWGEPFPVYYKEGMPYTLPEDKLPLLLPEIDKYLPTETGEPPLGRAEGWHTEEGYPLELSTMPGFAGSSAYFLRYMDPHNEDALVARDKNEYWRQVDLYLGGTEHATGHLIYSRFWNKFLFDLGYICEDEPFKRLINQGMIQGRSNFVYRIKDTNTYVSLGLKDNYDVTPIHVDVNIVHNDKLDLEAFRTSLPDRKDAEFVLEADGSYVCGWAVEKMSKSYFNVVNPDDIIEHYGADTLRLYEMFLGPLEQSKPWDTNGIDGVHRFLKKLNGLFFDGDNLSISDEAPTPEELKTLHKTIKKVSSDIEGISFNTSVSAFMICVNELQGLKCNKRAILEPLTVLISPFAPHLAEEFWHLLGHEGTVTTVPYPECNEDYLVESSVKYPISFNGKVRFTLELPATLSPKEVEEVVLGNEQTQKALGDKSPKKVIVVPGRIVNIVM; translated from the coding sequence ATGGAATACAGATTTACCGAAATAGAGAAGAAGTGGCAGGCTTTTTGGAAGGCGAATGACACCTACAAGGTGACAGAAGACCCCTCTAAACCAAAGTTTTATGTCTTGGACATGTTTCCCTACCCATCGGCGGCAGGGCTACACGTGGGACACCCTCTGGGCTACATCGCTTCGGACATTATTTCGAGATACATGCGCCATAAGGGCTACAATGTCCTACACCCCATGGGTTATGATGCTTATGGTCTGCCTGCGGAGCAGTACGCGATCCTCACGGGTCAGCACCCCGAGGTGACGACTCAGGTGAATACGGAGCGTTACCGCAAGCAGTTGGACAACATAGGGTTCAGTTACGACTGGGATCGTGAGGTGCGCACCTCCGACCCGAAGTATTACAAGTGGACGCAGTGGGCCTTCGTCAAGATGTTCAACTCGTACTACGACAACAAGGTGCAGAAGGCGAGATCCATCGACGATCTCGTGGCGCACTTCGAGGCACGAGGCACGGCAGACCTTGATGTGGCTTGTGGCGAAGACCTTTGCTTCACCGCTGAGGAGTGGAAGGCGATGGACGAGCAAAGCCGTCGTCGTACGCTGATGAACTACCGCTTGGCTTATCTCGGTGAGACGATGGTCAACTGGTGCGCTGCGCTGGGTACCGTCCTTGCCAACGATGAGGTGAGCGATGGCGTATCCATCCGTGGCGGTCATCCTGTCGAGCAGAAGCGTATGATGCAGTGGTGTCTCCGTGTGTCGGCTTATGCCGATCGTCTCCTCAAGAGCCTTGAGCGTCTCGAGTGGAGCGATGCGCTCAAGGAGACTCAGCGCAACTGGATCGGTCGCTCCGAGGGGGCAGAGGTGAAGTTTGCGATCAAGGGTAGCGACGAGGTGATGACGGTCTTCACGACACGTGCAGACACACTCTTCGGTGTCACCTTCATGGTGCTTGCGCCAGAGAGCGACTACGTCGACGTGGTGACTTCGCCGGCACAGCGTGAAGCCGTGGAGGCTTACCTCGACCGCACGAAGAAGCGCACGGAGCGTGAGCGTATGATGGACAAGGCAGTGACAGGTGTCTTCAGCGGTGGCTATGCCATCCATCCTGTGACGGGAGCAGAGATACCGGTATGGATCAGCGACTATGTCCTCGCAGGTTATGGCACGGGAGCTGTAATGGCCGTACCCGGACACGACACGAGAGACTTCGCATTTGCGCGTAAGTTCGACCTCCCTATCGTCCCTGTGGTGAAGGGTGGTGATGACTTTGACGAAAATACGGCCAACTGGGAGAATGCCATCGACAGCCACGAGGGCGTGATGATCAATTCGGACTTCCTTGACGGTCTCAATGTCGATGAGGCCATCGAGCGTATGCGTGCCTTTGTCGAGGAAAAAGGCATCGGCAAGAGGCGTGTCAACTACCGTCTGCGTGATGCGATCTTCAGTCGTCAGCGTTATTGGGGCGAACCATTCCCCGTGTACTACAAGGAGGGGATGCCTTATACCCTACCCGAGGACAAACTCCCCCTTCTCCTTCCGGAGATCGACAAGTACCTCCCTACCGAGACAGGCGAACCTCCGCTCGGTCGTGCCGAAGGGTGGCACACAGAGGAGGGCTATCCGCTCGAACTATCGACGATGCCGGGCTTTGCGGGCTCGTCGGCATACTTCCTCCGATACATGGATCCGCACAACGAGGATGCACTCGTGGCTCGTGACAAGAACGAGTACTGGAGACAGGTAGACCTCTACCTCGGGGGTACGGAGCACGCTACGGGACACTTGATATACAGTAGATTTTGGAACAAGTTCTTGTTCGACCTTGGCTACATCTGCGAGGATGAGCCGTTCAAGAGGTTGATCAACCAAGGGATGATACAGGGCAGGTCCAACTTCGTCTATCGCATCAAGGACACAAACACTTATGTCTCCCTCGGACTCAAAGATAATTATGATGTGACCCCTATCCACGTGGATGTCAACATCGTACACAACGACAAGCTGGATCTCGAAGCGTTCCGCACGTCGCTCCCCGATCGCAAGGATGCGGAGTTCGTCCTCGAAGCCGACGGTTCGTATGTCTGTGGCTGGGCGGTCGAGAAGATGAGCAAGTCGTACTTCAACGTGGTCAACCCCGACGACATCATCGAACACTACGGGGCAGACACCTTGAGGCTGTATGAGATGTTCCTCGGACCACTCGAGCAGTCGAAACCTTGGGACACCAACGGCATCGATGGCGTACACCGATTCTTGAAGAAGCTCAACGGCCTCTTCTTCGACGGTGACAACCTCTCCATCAGTGACGAAGCTCCCACACCCGAAGAGCTCAAAACCCTCCACAAGACCATAAAGAAGGTGAGCAGCGACATCGAGGGTATCTCGTTCAACACGAGCGTGAGTGCCTTCATGATCTGTGTCAACGAGCTCCAGGGACTCAAGTGCAACAAGCGTGCGATCCTCGAACCACTCACGGTGCTCATCTCTCCTTTTGCGCCACACTTGGCAGAAGAGTTTTGGCACTTGCTCGGACACGAGGGTACAGTGACTACCGTCCCTTATCCCGAGTGTAATGAGGATTATCTCGTGGAGAGCTCGGTGAAGTACCCCATCTCTTTCAACGGCAAGGTACGCTTCACGCTCGAACTCCCTGCCACCCTCTCACCCAAGGAGGTCGAGGAGGTCGTCCTCGGCAACGAACAAACACAAAAAGCCCTTGGCGACAAGTCCCCCAAGAAGGTCATCGTCGTCCCCGGGCGTATCGTCAACATCGTCATGTAA
- a CDS encoding YitT family protein codes for MNTKRNLINAIKDYAFIFVSILIYGFAWQGLIFSHKITTGGLAGIASVISWAFEIPASYPYNIINVGLVILALFILGWRFSLKTVYSVAVLAITIPFYESFFAKHGPLLADQPVLAVVLGAILCGLSLGMVFSVNGSTGGTDIVAAIINKYRNVTIGRALMLIDFVILGISYYLFRDADKIILSLVEVIVVNLTVDYYLNGYRQSVQFFINTKKHKEVADVIMQELNRGCTFLEAEGAFTGEKQKLVMVIAKKSESTMVFRAIKSVDPQAFISQSLVRGAYGRGFEDLQSIKDK; via the coding sequence ATGAATACAAAAAGAAATCTTATCAATGCGATCAAGGACTACGCGTTCATCTTCGTCAGTATCCTCATCTATGGCTTTGCGTGGCAAGGTCTGATCTTCTCGCACAAGATCACCACAGGGGGTCTTGCAGGTATCGCGTCTGTCATCAGTTGGGCGTTCGAGATCCCGGCATCTTATCCCTACAATATCATCAACGTGGGTCTTGTGATCCTCGCTCTCTTCATCTTGGGTTGGAGATTTTCGCTCAAGACCGTGTATAGCGTGGCTGTACTGGCGATCACGATCCCATTCTACGAAAGTTTCTTCGCAAAGCATGGCCCCCTCTTGGCTGACCAACCCGTATTGGCGGTCGTCCTCGGTGCGATCCTCTGCGGTCTTTCGCTCGGTATGGTGTTCTCCGTCAATGGTTCGACCGGGGGTACCGACATCGTCGCTGCGATCATCAACAAGTACCGCAACGTCACCATCGGTCGTGCGCTCATGCTCATCGACTTCGTCATCCTCGGTATCTCTTACTACCTCTTCAGAGACGCAGACAAGATCATCCTTTCGCTCGTCGAAGTGATCGTCGTGAACCTCACTGTGGACTACTACCTCAACGGCTATCGCCAGAGCGTACAGTTCTTCATCAACACCAAGAAGCACAAAGAGGTCGCAGATGTCATCATGCAAGAGCTCAACAGAGGCTGTACCTTCCTCGAAGCTGAAGGCGCATTTACAGGCGAAAAGCAGAAGTTGGTCATGGTCATCGCAAAGAAGTCCGAGTCGACAATGGTCTTCCGTGCGATCAAGAGCGTAGACCCTCAGGCATTCATCTCACAGAGTCTCGTCCGTGGTGCTTACGGCCGTGGGTTTGAAGACCTCCAAAGCATCAAGGACAAGTGA
- the rdgB gene encoding RdgB/HAM1 family non-canonical purine NTP pyrophosphatase has translation MKLVFATHNDHKLQEVRAILGDLVDVVSLKDLQDFDEIEENGLTLEENASIKARTVFTRYGLPCFADDTGLEVKALDGAPGVYSARYAGPGHDAKANMAKLLKEMEGIEDRRARFRTVVSLVIDGKEYLFDGEVAGEIMLTPAGVEGFGYDPVFRPEGCTESFAEMSTEKKNGMSHRGRAIQALARHLSQLPRK, from the coding sequence ATGAAGCTCGTTTTTGCAACACATAACGACCACAAACTCCAAGAGGTGAGAGCCATCCTTGGGGACCTTGTGGACGTTGTTTCTCTCAAAGACCTACAAGATTTCGACGAAATAGAGGAGAACGGTCTGACCTTAGAAGAGAATGCATCCATAAAAGCCCGTACCGTGTTCACACGGTACGGGCTTCCTTGTTTTGCCGACGACACTGGCTTGGAAGTCAAAGCCCTCGATGGCGCACCCGGTGTCTACTCGGCGAGGTATGCAGGCCCCGGTCATGATGCCAAGGCAAATATGGCAAAGCTCCTGAAAGAGATGGAAGGCATAGAAGACCGCAGGGCACGCTTCCGCACCGTCGTCTCTCTCGTCATCGACGGCAAGGAGTACCTTTTCGATGGTGAAGTGGCAGGCGAGATCATGCTCACACCGGCCGGTGTCGAAGGCTTCGGCTACGATCCCGTGTTTCGCCCCGAAGGCTGCACCGAAAGTTTTGCAGAGATGTCCACCGAGAAGAAAAACGGCATGAGCCATCGAGGCAGAGCGATCCAAGCCCTTGCTCGCCACTTGTCACAGCTTCCCCGAAAGTAA